A portion of the Osmia lignaria lignaria isolate PbOS001 chromosome 15, iyOsmLign1, whole genome shotgun sequence genome contains these proteins:
- the LOC117600052 gene encoding dynein regulatory complex protein 8 isoform X2 yields the protein MSELPGITNRASIRQNIATRRLTARETLRLSNQEPSLLEKRLCEAFDIFDTAKTGEIDVRDLGTIIRALGCVVTEAELQEIQVEVENVGNNCVPLNRFLEYMCKAINERKYKPAEPEDLLKAFQLLDPENRGYIVRDDLEKAMMEIGEPFSKEEINNMMSIACDPDTNKINYEHYINLLLVE from the exons aTGTCTGAACTACCTGGTATCACAAATCGCGCATCTATTAGACAAAATATTGCTACGAGACGGTTAACTGCACGTGAAACTCTAAGAT TGTCTAATCAAGAACCATCGTTATTGGAGAAAAGACTTTGCGAAGCATTTGATATATTCGATACTGCAAAAACAGGTGAAATAGATGTTAGAGATTTGGGAACCATTATCAGAGCCTTAGGATGTGTCGTTACTGAAGCAGAATTGCAAGAAATACAGGTTGAAGtggaaaatgtaggaaacaacTGTGTACCACTAAATAGATTTTTGGAATACATGTGCAAGGCTATTAATGAACGCAA atataaaCCAGCTGAACCAGAGGATTTATTAAAAGCATTCCAATTATTAGACCCTGAAAACAGAGGATACATTGTGAGAGatgatttagaaaaagcaatgaTGGAAATTGGAGAACCATTTTCaaaggaagaaataaataatatgatgTCTATTGCTTGTGATCCAGATaccaacaaaattaattatgaacactatattaatttattgctt gtCGAATAG
- the LOC117600049 gene encoding delta(3,5)-Delta(2,4)-dienoyl-CoA isomerase, mitochondrial yields MNLNTVRQSLKSIIKSRIQYNFKMKYSTENVSNKYKMLSVSVPKQFVYLVQLNRPEKLNALNNDMWKEFTTCFDDLAVDPECRVIILSAVGKAFCAGIDIHDMVKLGQQLAEHEDVARKCKILQQKIRDYQDSFTAIEKCPKPVIAAVHGACIGAGIDMISAVDIRYSTSDAWFQIKEVDIGMAADVGTLQRLPKIVGSDSLARELVYTARKFTPSEALQCGFVSRVFDSQESLMDNSMKLAEVIASKSPVAVQGSKINLIYSRDHSVQESLDYMVVHNQAMLQSEDLVNATMAQISKGNPPIFSKL; encoded by the exons ATGAATCTAAACACTGTGCGTCAGTCActaaaaagtattataaaatcgC GAATtcaatacaattttaaaatgaaatactcCACTGAAAATGTTTCTAACAAATACAAAATGTTATCAGTGTCAGTACCAAAACAGTTTGTCTATTTGGTACAGTTAAACAGACCTGAGAAGCTCAATGCTTTAAACAATGATATGTGGAA agaatttacaACGTGCTTTGATGACTTGGCAGTAGACCCAGAGTGCAGGGTGATAATTCTCTCTGCTGTTGGCAAAGCATTTTGTGCAg GTATTGATATCCATGATATGGTAAAATTGGGTCAACAATTAGCAGAACACGAAGATGTTGCaaggaaatgtaaaattttGCAGCAAAAAATAAGAGACTACCAAGATAGTTTCACTGCAATAGAAAAG TGTCCAAAGCCTGTAATAGCAGCTGTGCATGGTGCATGTATTGGAGCAGGTATAGACATGATATCTGCAGTTGACATTCGTTATTCTACTTCCGATGCATGGTTTCAAATAAAAGAGGTAGATATTGGTATGGCTGCTGATGTGGGTACATTGCAAAGGCTTCCGAAAATTGTAGGTTCTGATAGTTTAGCCAGAGAATTAGTATACACTGCAAGGAAATTTACGCCCTCTGAGGCACTACAATGTGGCTTTGTTAGTCGTGTATTTGATAGTCAAGAAAG TTTAATGGATAATTCAATGAAGCTTGCAGAAGTAATAGCAAGTAAAAGCCCAGTTGCAGTGCAGGGATCAAAGATAAATTTGATTTATTCAAGAGATCATTCCGTCCAAGAGAGCTTGGATTATATG GTTGTGCATAATCAAGCTATGCTTCAAAGTGAAGATCTTGTAAATGCTACTATGGCTCAGATTTCTAAAGGAAATCCaccaattttttcaaaattgtga
- the LOC117600052 gene encoding dynein regulatory complex protein 8 isoform X1 gives MSELPGITNRASIRQNIATRRLTARETLRLSNQEPSLLEKRLCEAFDIFDTAKTGEIDVRDLGTIIRALGCVVTEAELQEIQVEVENVGNNCVPLNRFLEYMCKAINERKYKPAEPEDLLKAFQLLDPENRGYIVRDDLEKAMMEIGEPFSKEEINNMMSIACDPDTNKINYEHYINLLLVKIPPESNVYSIADKLDAMRLEAMPKKRRLESLLMTFSEVT, from the exons aTGTCTGAACTACCTGGTATCACAAATCGCGCATCTATTAGACAAAATATTGCTACGAGACGGTTAACTGCACGTGAAACTCTAAGAT TGTCTAATCAAGAACCATCGTTATTGGAGAAAAGACTTTGCGAAGCATTTGATATATTCGATACTGCAAAAACAGGTGAAATAGATGTTAGAGATTTGGGAACCATTATCAGAGCCTTAGGATGTGTCGTTACTGAAGCAGAATTGCAAGAAATACAGGTTGAAGtggaaaatgtaggaaacaacTGTGTACCACTAAATAGATTTTTGGAATACATGTGCAAGGCTATTAATGAACGCAA atataaaCCAGCTGAACCAGAGGATTTATTAAAAGCATTCCAATTATTAGACCCTGAAAACAGAGGATACATTGTGAGAGatgatttagaaaaagcaatgaTGGAAATTGGAGAACCATTTTCaaaggaagaaataaataatatgatgTCTATTGCTTGTGATCCAGATaccaacaaaattaattatgaacactatattaatttattgctt GTAAAAATTCCTCCTGAAAGTAATGTGTATTCTATTGCTGATAAGTTAGATGCTATGAGATTAGAAGCTATGCCTAAAAAACGTAGATTGGAGAGTCTTCTTATGACCTTTTCTGAAGTTACTTGA